In Candidatus Omnitrophota bacterium, the DNA window GCCAGAGTAATTATTATAATGCCGCATTAAAAATCCAGACTAAATTTTCCCCTATAAATTTATTAAAAAAATTAAAAGAAATTGAAAATGAGCTAGGTCGTACTCGAGGCGTGCGTTTTGGCCCCAGAGTGATTGATTTAGATGTTTTGCTTTATGGGGATAAGTTTATAGAAAGTAAAAGATTAACTGTCCCGCATCCGCGTATGTTTAAGCGTGATTTTGTAATTAAACCGTTAAAAGAGGTTTTATGAGGGTTATAACTGATCCGCAGAAATTAAATAATGAAATTAAGAAAACCAAGCGTAGCGGTAGGACAGTTGGTTTTGTTCCCACAATGGGGGCTTTACATCTTGGGCATTTAAGCCTTATTAAACAGGCAGCCAAGGATAATGATTTTATTATAGTGAGTATATTTGTTAATCCTACTCAATTTGGTCCGAATGAGGATTTAAAAAAATATCCTCATCCACTTAAGAATGACCTTCAATTATGTTCTAAGGCAGGAGTGAATTTAGTTTTTCTGCCGAATGCTAAAATTATGTATCCAGAAGGTTTTTCTACTTTTGTTAATGTCGAGGGATTAAGCAGTGTTCTTTGTGGAGCATCTAGGCCCGGGCATTTTCGAGGGGTTACCACCGTTGTAGCTAAGTTGCTCAATATTGTTGAGCCAGACCTGCTTTACCTGGGGCAGAAAGACGCCCAGCAGGCAGCTATTATCGGCAGAATGGTTAAAGATTTAAACTTTCCAGTTAAGGTAAAAGTTATGCCTATTGTGCGCGAGCCTGATGGCTTAGCGGTCAGTTCTCGCAATCACTATTTAAGTAAAGATCAAAGAATATACGCCAAAGTTTTATTTAAGTCTTTATCCTTGGCAAAGTCTTTAATTGATAATGGCCAGCGTGATTGCGTAAGGTTAGTCAGTAGGATGAGGCAGCTTATTGACAAGAAGAAACAGGTAAAAATTGATTATATTGCGATAGTTGATCCAATAAATCTTAAACCGCTTAAGCGAATTTTCGGGAATTGTTTAGTTGTTTTAGCCGTATATATAGGCA includes these proteins:
- the folK gene encoding 2-amino-4-hydroxy-6-hydroxymethyldihydropteridine diphosphokinase is translated as MVICYIGVGTNLGSRMKNIKLAIKKIGALKDTRITKISRFFEFASVGGPAGQSNYYNAALKIQTKFSPINLLKKLKEIENELGRTRGVRFGPRVIDLDVLLYGDKFIESKRLTVPHPRMFKRDFVIKPLKEVL
- the panC gene encoding pantoate--beta-alanine ligase, producing MRVITDPQKLNNEIKKTKRSGRTVGFVPTMGALHLGHLSLIKQAAKDNDFIIVSIFVNPTQFGPNEDLKKYPHPLKNDLQLCSKAGVNLVFLPNAKIMYPEGFSTFVNVEGLSSVLCGASRPGHFRGVTTVVAKLLNIVEPDLLYLGQKDAQQAAIIGRMVKDLNFPVKVKVMPIVREPDGLAVSSRNHYLSKDQRIYAKVLFKSLSLAKSLIDNGQRDCVRLVSRMRQLIDKKKQVKIDYIAIVDPINLKPLKRIFGNCLVVLAVYIGKTRLIDNLVILRESATKPMADARRI